The following proteins come from a genomic window of Macadamia integrifolia cultivar HAES 741 chromosome 14, SCU_Mint_v3, whole genome shotgun sequence:
- the LOC122061992 gene encoding acidic endochitinase-like has translation MATRTLTPPLLLFLTLMVLFLLGSSIAGRITTYWGQNENEDTLTNTCATGKYAFVNVAFLYIFGYGQTPQINLDGHCNSSSGGCTAVSDGIRNCQNRGIKVFLSIGGGSGSYTISSSADAKNVADYLWNNFLGGSSSSRPLGDAVLDGIDFNIETGSTQYYGDLARYLSGYSKHGKKVYLTAAPQCRYPDSHPYSLSMGSALKTGLFDYVWVQFYNNPLCQYNPGNVNNLLSSWRKWTSSVPATKIFMGLPAASMAAGSGFIPANVLNSQVLPVIKTSAKYGGVMLWNKYYDDETGYSNSIKNNV, from the coding sequence ATGGCAACCCGAACCCTCACACCCCCCCTGCTTCTCTTCCTAACTCTTATGGTGCTCTTTCTGTTAGGGAGTTCTATCGCCGGCAGAATCACAACTTATTGGGGCCAGAACGAAAACGAAGACACCTTAACAAACACTTGCGCAACAGGCAAGTACGCTTTCGTCAACGTAGCTTTCCTCTACATCTTCGGCTACGGCCAGACCCCTCAAATCAACCTTGACGGTCACTGCAACTCCTCCTCTGGTGGCTGCACCGCCGTCAGCGACGGCATAAGAAACTGCCAAAACAGAGGAATCAAGGTTTTTCTCTCAATCGGAGGTGGCTCCGGTAGTTacactatctcctcctctgCAGATGCCAAGAACGTCGCCGACTACCTCTGGAACAACTTCCTGGGTGGGAGCTCTTCGTCGAGGCCACTTGGTGATGCAGTTTTGGACGGGATAGATTTCAATATTGAGACAGGGTCGACTCAGTACTATGGCGATCTCGCGAGGTATCTCTCTGGGTACAGCAAACACGGGAAGAAGGTGTACTTGACGGCGGCTCCTCAATGCCGTTACCCGGATAGTCATCCGTACAGTCTTAGTATGGGTAGTGCACTCAAAACAGGGCTTTTCGATTACGTTTGGGTTCAGTTTTATAATAATCCTTTGTGCCAATATAACCCAGGGAATGTTAACAATCTTTTGAGTTCTTGGAGGAAATGGACCTCGTCGGTGCCGGCGACCAAGATATTCATGGGTTTACCGGCTGCTTCAATGGCGGCAGGAAGTGGGTTCATCCCTGCAAATGTGTTGAATTCTCAGGTCTTACCAGTGATCAAGACTTCAGCCAAGTATGGAGGTGTGATGTTGTGGAATAAGTATTATGATGATGAGACCGGATACAGTAATTCCATTAAGAACAATGTCTGA
- the LOC122060907 gene encoding hevamine-A-like gives MASPGLTPSLLLFLMLMVVSLVGSSLAGEIAIYWGQNGELESNLTNTCENGTKAFAIINIAFLNVFGSGQEAQINLTGHCNTSHGGCTTITNGIKLCQNKGVKVMLSIGGAIGNYTLISSEDAKNFAHYLWNHFLGGTSSSRPLGEAVLDGIDFDIQSGSTQYYDNLARYLSEYSKEVYLTAAPECFDPDGYLVPAIKTGLFDYVWVQFYNNPPCEYKNSSGNVNDLLSYWGEYWSSSSSVPATQIFLGLPAASQAARSGFGPVNVLISEILPVIKSSAKYGGVMLWNKYYDEQSGYSSSIRDSV, from the exons ATGGCAAGCCCTGGTCTGACACCATCCCTGCTTCTCTTCCTCATGCTCATGGTGGTCTCCCTGGTGGGGAGTTCACTCGCTGGCGAAATCGCCATTTATTGGGGCCAGAACGGAGAATTAGAAAGCAACTTGACAAATACTTGTGAAAATGGCACGAAAGCGTTTGCTATCATCAACATAGCATTCCTCAACGTCTTCGGCAGTGGTCAAGAAGCTCAGATCAACCTCACCGGTCACTGCAACACCTCCCACGGTGGTTGCACCACCATCACCAACGGCATAAAATTGTGCCAAAACAAAGGAGTCAAGGTTATGCTCTCAATCGGAGGTGCCATTGGTAATTACACCCTCATCTCCTCTGAAGATGCCAAGAACTTCGCCCACTACCTCTGGAACCATTTCTTAGGTGGCACTTCATCGTCGAGGCCACTCGGTGAAGCTGTTTTAGACGGCATAGATTTCGACATCCAGAGCGGGTCGACTCAGTACTATGACAATCTCGCGAGGTATCTTTCTGAGTACAGCAAGGAGGTGTACTTGACGGCGGCTCCAGAATGCTTCGACCCTGATGGGTATCTGGTCCCTGCAATTAAAACTGGGCTTTTCGATTATGTTTGGGTTCAGTTCTATAATAATCCTCCTTGTGAGTACAAAAACTCATCTGGGAATGTGAACGATCTTCTGAGCTATTGGGGGGAATATtggtcgtcgtcgtcgtcaGTGCCGGCGACCCAGATATTCTTGGGATTACCGGCGGCTTCACAGGCAGCAAGAAGTGGATTCGGCCCTGTAAACGTTTTGATTTCTGAGATACTCCCAGTGATCAAGAGTTCAGCCAAGTATGGAG GTGTGATGCTGTGGAATAAATATTATGATGAGCAGAGTGGATATAGTTCTTCCATTAGGGATAGTGTTTGA
- the LOC122060928 gene encoding acidic endochitinase-like yields the protein MADRDRTPTLLLSLTIMLLSLVGSSLADGIAIYWGQNGNEGTLTNTCGAGNYGFVNIAFLNIFGYGQTPQINLAGHCNPSSGGCAVVSDGIRYCQNRGIKVILSIGGGVGNYSLSSLADAKYVADYLWNNFLGGNSSSSPLGDAVLDGIDFDIESGSTQYWDDLARYLSGYSKKGKKVYLTAAPQCPYPDSYLGSALNTGLFDYVWVQFYNNPSCEYSSGNVNNLLSSWKQWTSSVPATKILMGLPAASEAAGSGFIPANVLNSQILPVIKTSPKYGGVMLWNKYYDNQSGYSSSIKNSVHGRVEDVNCLGLSIRIKLPQQQPLAL from the coding sequence ATGGCAGATCGAGATCGCACACCGACCCTACTTCTATCCCTCACGATCATGCTGCTCTCCCTGGTGGGGAGCTCTCTCGCTGACGGAATCGCCATTTATTGGGGTCAGAACGGAAACGAAGGCACTTTAACAAACACTTGCGGGGCAGGAAATTATGGTTTCGTCAATATAGCTTTTCTCAACATTTTCGGTTACGGCCAGACCCCTCAGATCAACCTCGCCGGTCACTGCAACCCCTCCTCCGGTGGCTGCGCCGTGGTTAGCGACGGCATAAGATACTGCCAAAACAGAGGAATCAAGGTTATTCTCTCAATCGGAGGAGGCGTCGGTAATTACTCCCTCTCATCCCTTGCAGATGCCAAGTACGTCGCCGACTACCTCTGGAACAACTTCCTGGGCGGCAATTCATCGTCGAGCCCACTCGGTGATGCTGTTCTGGACGGCATAGATTTCGACATCGAGAGCGGATCGACTCAGTATTGGGACGATCTCGCGAGGTATCTCTCTGGgtacagcaagaaggggaagaaggtgTACTTGACGGCGGCTCCCCAATGCCCCTACCCTGATAGTTATCTGGGTAGTGCACTTAACACAGGGCTTTTCGATTATGTTTGGGTTCAGTTCTATAATAATCCTTCTTGCGAGTACAGCTCAGGGAATGTTAACAATCTACTGAGTTCTTGGAAGCAATGGACATCGTCTGTGCCGGCGACCAAGATATTGATGGGGTTACCGGCGGCTTCAGAGGCGGCAGGAAGTGGGTTCATTCCTGCAAATGTATTGAATTCTCAGATACTCCCAGTGATCAAGACTTCCCCCAAGTATGGAGGTGTGATGCTGTGGAATAAGTATTATGATAATCAGAGTGGGTATAGTTCTTCCATTAAGAACAGTGTTCATGGCAGAGTAGAAGATGTGAATTGTTTAGGTCTGAGCATTCGTATCAAACTCCCACAGCAGCAACCGTTGGCATTATGA
- the LOC122061991 gene encoding dirigent protein-like: protein MGSQRLITILFLIFFFHSPSSAMHGKKIKLHHPCKSLVLYFHDIIYNGKNANNATAAIVGAPAWANKTILAGQNHFGDIVIFDDRITLDNNLHSNPVGRAQGFYLYDKKEIFTAWMGFSFVLNSTDYKGTINFSGADPLMNKTRDISVVGGTGDFFMARGIATLMTDAFEGEVYFRLRVDINLYECW, encoded by the coding sequence atGGGTAGTCAAAGACTCATTACAATTCtcttccttatcttcttcttccactccCCATCCTCAGCCATGCATGGCAAGAAAATCAAGCTTCACCACCCTTGCAAGAGCTTAGTTCTCTACTTCCATGACATCATTTACAATGGCAAGAATGCTAACAATGCAACGGCGGCGATCGTCGGCGCACCGGCGTGGGCTAACAAGACCATCTTGGCCGGACAAAACCATTTTGGGGACATAGTTATATTTGATGACCGAATCACTCTTGACAATAATCTTCATTCCAATCCAGTAGGGCGTGCCCAAGGGTTCTATCTCTATGATAAGAAGGAAATCTTCACAGCTTGGATGGGCTTCTCCTTTGTTCTCAATAGTACTGACTATAAGGGTACTATAAACTTCTCTGGAGCTGATCCTCTCATGAACAAGACTAGAGACATTTCAGTTGTTGGTGGCACTGGTGACTTCTTTATGGCCCGTGGGATTGCTACATTGATGACTGATGCCTTTGAGGGAGAGGTTTATTTCCGTCTTCGTGTTGATATCAACTTGTATGAATGCTGGTAA